One Thiofilum sp. genomic window carries:
- a CDS encoding DUF3833 family protein: FNDGEKSQRIWTITKQAPDRYSGRAADVVGTAQGTVKGNVLNWQYVLQVPYKGSTINVNFDDWMYLMNDKVLLNKAIMSKWGFKVGEVVITFEKL; the protein is encoded by the coding sequence TTTAATGATGGTGAAAAGAGTCAACGTATTTGGACGATTACCAAACAAGCTCCTGATCGCTATAGCGGGCGGGCAGCAGATGTGGTGGGAACGGCTCAAGGTACGGTCAAAGGCAATGTATTGAACTGGCAATATGTTCTACAAGTACCGTATAAAGGTAGCACTATTAATGTCAATTTTGATGATTGGATGTATCTGATGAATGATAAGGTGTTACTCAATAAAGCCATTATGAGCAAATGGGGTTTTAAAGTCGGCGAGGTCG